Within Bdellovibrio bacteriovorus HD100, the genomic segment TCATCCTGCTTGCCGTCGACCAATAGCTTTTTTAGATCCACGGTGCGGATCAGTTCGTTATGGATGCGGATTTTCAGCAGGGTGCGTGCATCCATCCCTTGAGTCGATCCCGTGCTGGCGCTGTCGCCAGCGGCCGCCGCCGCCGCAGGGGCCGGTTTCGGACGGGACAGAGTTTTCAGGCGCTGCAAGATGCCACCAGTCAGTTTACGGGCAACATCATAGTACGCAGCCGTGACCGGAGCTTTCGGAGCGGAGATCACAAACGGCGTGTACTTTTGCAGGGACATCATGGAAGTGGCTTCATCCTGAGGAATGATTCCCAGGAAAGGCAGTTGCAGCTGATTGGAGATCGTCTGCGGGGAAAGACCTGTCGGAGAAGCTTTGTTGATCACCAGCTGGAACATGTCTTTGGGTAAAGTGGCAGAAAGAAGTTCATTCACCAGACGCTGCGTCTGAGTGACCACCAGAACTTCCGGAGTCGTCACGATCATGATCGCAGTGGCTTCCTGAAGCACGGCCATTTGCGCCGGGCCCAGTTCCGTACCCACGTCGACGATGATAAATTTATAAGCGCGGGAAAAGAACTCCACCAGTTTTCCCAAAAGATCCGGATTGATGTTCAGGCTTTCTTCCGGTCCGCGAACCGCACCCAGATAAGCCAAACCTGACTGGTGCATGGTGACGAGTGTGTTCATCGGCTGGGAGTTCAAAGAGCCCTGGAAGCTGGCAAGTTCCTTCAGTGTTTTTTGGGGTTTCAGACCCATGATCACGTTCTGATCGCCGACGCTGCGAGCATCAGCATCGATCAGAAGAACCTGGCTGCGGAGTTCGTTCATGATGGTGCAGGCGAAATTGGCTGCGAAGACGGATTTTCCAACGCCGCCTTTACCGCCAACCACTGCGATGAGATTACAATTAGGATTGATAGCCAAACAGACCTCCAGCTTTCCTATCGGCTGAAACAGGAGGTCCGTTTACGAGACCCTAGTCGCGTAAACGGAACTTCTTCTTAATTTGCTCAGCCCCGGAGCTGGCAGAAGTCTTAACTATCGGTGTGACAAAGACCACGAACTGGCTTTGTTGCTTGATGAAGTCCTTGGATGCATAAAGGCTGATGATCGGGTTCTTCTGACCAGCCGGACGATTGTACCCGGTCGAGGTCGAGTTACGGATCAAACCACCCACCGCCGCGCTCTGACGATCTCGCACCGTCACGGTGGAGGTCATTTCATTCGCACTGGTGATTGGCGCACCACTTGGGGTGTTCCCCAGAAGGCTGGACACCTTAAAGGCCATTTCCATGTGCACGCTGCCGGACTTTTCACCCAGTAAGACCGGTGTGATCGCCGTCACGATACCCACTTCGGCAAAGGCAGTCCCTTGAGTTCCGTCTTTACCGATGACTGGATACGGCTGATTGGTTACTTGTTTGATTTCACCTTTTTTACCGTCTTCCACAATCAGACTGGTGCTTTCAAGCACGCGGGCATGACCGTGTTGTTTTGCCCAGTTTAATTTAGGCAAAAGATTGGAAACGGTTCCGGTGATCGAGCTGATCACACCACCCGGAGAATCACCACCGGTCTGGAAGGTCATCTGCGAGTTGTCACCCAGTTCCGGGGTGAACTGGAACTTGAAGGCCTTGGAATAGTCCTTGTTCAGTTCCACATAGTGCACCACCAGCTGGATCATTTTGCTTGGTGGTTTGGCCGGAGCTTCCTTGATCTGAATCAGGTTGATCACACCATCATTCGCCGGGCGGCGTTTCTTGATCACACCTTTTTCCTCGGCTGCCTCGATCACGATGTCGGGCAGATAGGTTTTGGCGATGATTTCGGCACGTTTGGCTTCTTCATCAGAATTGGCCCAGCCCTGCAGAATGATTTTTTCATTCACGGCACGGACTTCGATTTCCGGATTATTGATGTCACGGGCGATGAACTCTGCGATTTTCTTTTGCGCCAGTGGGCTCAAGGTCACAAGCGAGGACGCCTGTTCACCGAACTGCTGAACCACGTTATAGATACGCGCCAGGTCTTTCGGCAAAAGGATCTGACCGTCCACAACCACGCGGTTGTTCACGATCTTGATGTTAATACCCTCAATGTCACCCAGAAGGGCGCGCATTTCCCGCACCACTTTGTCGAGCTTGCTTTTTTTGACGTCAATGCGGAATTCCGCAACGATCTTGCCGTTTCGTTTGTCGTGAATGGTCAAGGTCGCAAAACCCTCACCTCTTGGAGTGAAACGGATGACGTTCAGATCCTTGGCATAAGCCGCAGTCACGATTCGGCGGAAGTCACCTTTAAATTCAATGCTGTCCGGAAGCGGGGGAAGCTTCTCGTCCTGCTCAATGCCGAGGGTGAGATTGATGAATTTGCGAGAACGATATACGCCCTCTTCACCTTCTGTGGATGATGTCGGCGAGGCTTCCAGTTCTTCCTGGGCCCAGGCCACACTTCCACTGATCATAAACAGACTTAGCAGTCCGGTGATCAGAATTTTACGTCTCATATATCCCCCTTAAATTCCCCTAAATCAGACCCAATTACAAAGTTTGAAACCCGTTGGCGCGTGGTCTTTGTGCTGGCGGAGGTGCTGCCCTCTGTTGTTGAACCGGTGGTACGTAAGGTCGTGGCGGCATTGCGATTGCTGGCGCCGCATCCACAGATACCATCGGTTTTCCCAATACACTGTCAGAAGTCGAACTTGGCATGCGCGGTGGAATTGTTCTGTCGCTTGGATTTCTCAAAGCCATGAACAAGTTCCCCGGAGCCGTGGAAAGAATGTAGAACAGATCCTGCGCCTCTTTCGGAGTCGCTTCGACCGTGATCGTGGTGTACTTGGTGTCACCAGTCAGGGCGATCTGGGTCAGGTTCTTTCCGGTTGAATCCAGTTCAAACATGCGGGGAATGTTGTTCACAACACTCACACCCGTTGCCAGAACGACCACGTCGTTCATCATGGTGAAGACTTCACGGCGCTGGTTCACACCTTTGCCGGAATCCACCGCGGCGTAAATATCAATACGGTCCCCAGGGCGGATCAGCTTCGCAACCCCGCGCACTTCATCCACGGGAATGGTGACAGCACGTTTGCTGGGCGCAACCTGCAGGGAAATCCCTGTGTCCGGGCCCGGAGTCAAAAGGTTGTTCTTCACGACCATCTGACCTTTTCTGATAGGAACAGCGGCCACGTTACCGATAATCTCGTCAGGAATTGTGATGGCATCAGGCTGAATGAAATCCGCCGGAAGCTCTTTGGTTTCAACCATCGTGTCATAGATGGTCTGCATTTCAGCGATGTCCTCTTTGGCAACAACCACACGCTTTGTGGAACCGAAGCGTTTGTCGTACTCGGCCTTCTTTTCCTGGGAATAGCTGTAGAGCAGGAACGTCGCAAAGACACCTGCAGCAATCGAAAGCCATAAATTTCTAGTTTCGTTTGATCCCATAATGTCCCACTTCTCTGTTAACTGCCGGTGCCCGCGCACTCGGCGTTAAGACAAATTCCATAAGTCGTTTTAATCCAGATCGGGTTCACCGAAAGGGTCTCGTTTCTTCCGCCGGGAAGAGAACGGGTTCTTTCGTGTTCCGGTTTTGTTCCCGCAATTTCTGCGGCCTCACGCTGCAAAGCCATAAAGTCAATGCGGCGGGAGCTGGCCACCCAGTCATTCGCACCTTCTTTGGTGTTTTCAGACAGGGTTCCATGCACACGCATGCCGACCTTATCGTACGTCAGGGCCACATCCGCATTCGGAGTGGAGCGGAAGTACGTCAGATTGGCGCGGTTGCGGAAAGTTTCAAAAGCATAGTTCCGGGACGCAATTGAATTTAGAATCCCGGTGTGGATGGCGCCGAAGAACCCCAAAGAGAAGTTCACCAGCAGCACGATCACAATGATAA encodes:
- a CDS encoding BON domain-containing protein, which gives rise to MRRKILITGLLSLFMISGSVAWAQEELEASPTSSTEGEEGVYRSRKFINLTLGIEQDEKLPPLPDSIEFKGDFRRIVTAAYAKDLNVIRFTPRGEGFATLTIHDKRNGKIVAEFRIDVKKSKLDKVVREMRALLGDIEGINIKIVNNRVVVDGQILLPKDLARIYNVVQQFGEQASSLVTLSPLAQKKIAEFIARDINNPEIEVRAVNEKIILQGWANSDEEAKRAEIIAKTYLPDIVIEAAEEKGVIKKRRPANDGVINLIQIKEAPAKPPSKMIQLVVHYVELNKDYSKAFKFQFTPELGDNSQMTFQTGGDSPGGVISSITGTVSNLLPKLNWAKQHGHARVLESTSLIVEDGKKGEIKQVTNQPYPVIGKDGTQGTAFAEVGIVTAITPVLLGEKSGSVHMEMAFKVSSLLGNTPSGAPITSANEMTSTVTVRDRQSAAVGGLIRNSTSTGYNRPAGQKNPIISLYASKDFIKQQSQFVVFVTPIVKTSASSGAEQIKKKFRLRD
- the cpaB gene encoding Flp pilus assembly protein CpaB — translated: MGSNETRNLWLSIAAGVFATFLLYSYSQEKKAEYDKRFGSTKRVVVAKEDIAEMQTIYDTMVETKELPADFIQPDAITIPDEIIGNVAAVPIRKGQMVVKNNLLTPGPDTGISLQVAPSKRAVTIPVDEVRGVAKLIRPGDRIDIYAAVDSGKGVNQRREVFTMMNDVVVLATGVSVVNNIPRMFELDSTGKNLTQIALTGDTKYTTITVEATPKEAQDLFYILSTAPGNLFMALRNPSDRTIPPRMPSSTSDSVLGKPMVSVDAAPAIAMPPRPYVPPVQQQRAAPPPAQRPRANGFQTL